The region tatttttgaGTTGTGGGAGGAAGGTGGCGTACTCAGAGAAAATACGCATTGTGGAGCTGCACAACAAACCTAATTATAGTTGTCATCACCCAAAAGACATTTCGGAAGATCTGTTTCGCAATtatatttcaaatgcaatgcAGTCACATTTATTCACTGCTCTTGATGCTTGTAGCCAGCATAGgttatttttatcttaaatgtGAAATCTAATGGAAAGTGGTGCAATCTcgatgagaaaataaaaagagaataaaatagTGGGTCAAACACAATCAGTAGGTTCTCATGGCGATATTCAACAAAATGTTAGAGCCACTGTAGGAGTGTCACAGTCCTTTGCAGGCAATCAGATGAGCAATACATTAGTCACCGGTGATCGAAGTAGGTGTCAtttcattgcttttttgttgaaTGCCAATACTGAAAAAGAGTAGATGGAAAAACTCTCTAAAGTACTCCACACCAAAGAAGTCCATGAATGACATTTTTGAttgtcaaaataacattttaggtggctagtgtgaatgtttttaaattaaaattaccaTTAAAACTGGGCCCTGACTGGCTCCGTTGGTAGAGTCGGCCctccatgtgcagaggctgtgGTCTTCAGTGTCTCAGGCGctctgtttaataaaaatattgtctTCCAAAGAGCCGTGCTTGTTAAAACcagctgtttcttttttatcatgAAGCAAGAAAGGTATTTCTCTCGGTTTGTCGGTTCAAAAGTCTGTCTGTTACTAacttctcaggttttcaggTCTACGAGCATTCAACACCCAAGGCTTTTTGTCTATAACAGTTCAAGTTTCTACTTTGGTAAAAGACAGCAAAGGAACTTAAACAAAGCTTCCAGCAAACCTTTTCAATGCAAGTCTGAAGTATATATACTGCGCTATAACTTGCAAACACATATTTAAGGCCTTTAAAATTGTTAAATCTTCTCCTTTGCTAATTAAAACACAATAGTGTGCAGACTGTAATTAATCTCTTAacataatctttaaaaaaaagtgcctgccaaatgttttataaaaacaaaaaaacagtaatgtttcTAACATTTATGTTGCTGGCTTCACATTCTAACAAGACTGCTGTCATAATACTGCTAACCATGATGAATTCGCCCAATAATTCCGatgcaaaatgtttatatcaGTACTCCTCTTAAATAAAGCCAAATAGGTGACAGTTTCCACGCTTTGAAATGCTGTAAAATAAACCTCCAGATAAGTGCCAGCAGATGCTCgaaatgacattttattttattatatttttgctttagGAGAAGTTATTTAGTTTcgtattggattttattttgaattggaTTCGGGGTCAGTTAACAAACTCTCGTTGCTATTTTTTCTTTGGTGTTTTTAAGAGATTATAGAAGATAAAGAAAGAGATAATCTTTCAGTTTTAGACTAATGTTTGAGTGTGTTTTAATTCTGGGCAGTAGGTCATTGTTTCATTCaaactgttatgttttttttttattattttaaagtgagGCCGTCTGTGCTGTACATAGCCTGCTACCTTAGAGTCGTATTTTGTGTTGTAATTGTAGctacattattattttatagtttctaAGACTAAGTGCGAGACATTTTACTGTGGTTTGCCCCTGAGCAGTTTCATCTACGAGCGGATTCGGCGGCACGTGGACGGTGATGCCGTAGTGAGCAGGGAAGAGCTGGATGCAACGGAGCTATGTGACCCAAACCATAAAAAGCTCGCTCAGTGCCTCCAGCAGATTGGAGATGAGCTGGATGGAAATATGGAGCTACAAAGGTAGATTGGGTCTCCACATTCAAACAGAAATACTACAAATGTTTATTCTTTCTTAGTCTTACTGTTTATTTACTAACCTTCCTCTCACAAATGAAGTCAAATCTAATGTTTTCCGTAGGATGATAGAGGACTCTGCCCTCAGCCCATCAAAAGACGTGTTCATGAAAGTCGCCTTTCAGATCTTTTCTGACGGTAGATTCAACTGGGGCCGGGTGGTCGCGCTCTTTTACTTCGCTTGTCGACTCGTCATAAAAGTACGTGACGCTCCCTCTGTTGTACCTCTCTTTGTGCATTATGGATTCATTAGTGGAtaataaacactttttttttaaacatatttttcaggcACTTATAACCAAAATTCCTGAAATCATCAGAACAATAATCAACTGGACCATAGACTACCTCCGGGATCATGTGATCAACTGGATAAGGGAGCAAGGTGGCTGGGTGAGGAAGTAGCTTACAAATGCGGCTTAAGCACATCAttaataacatttgtttaaaaaattttagACCCTTCAgattctttacattttgtttccatG is a window of Girardinichthys multiradiatus isolate DD_20200921_A chromosome Y, DD_fGirMul_XY1, whole genome shotgun sequence DNA encoding:
- the LOC124864490 gene encoding apoptosis regulator BAX-like, yielding MAEGGGGDQGNSVDPIVEVGAVLLKDFIYERIRRHVDGDAVVSREELDATELCDPNHKKLAQCLQQIGDELDGNMELQRMIEDSALSPSKDVFMKVAFQIFSDGRFNWGRVVALFYFACRLVIKALITKIPEIIRTIINWTIDYLRDHVINWIREQGGWEGIRSYFGTPTWQTLGVFLAGVLTTVIVIRKM